One window of Desulfuromonadaceae bacterium genomic DNA carries:
- the rpsG gene encoding 30S ribosomal protein S7 — translation MPRRRVVAKREILPDPKYNDRLIAKFMNNLMLDGKKSVAEQIVYGALSLVEERTGEDALEVFKKALANVRPVLEVRSRRVGGATYQVPVEVRYSRRDALATRWIITFARKRGEKSMRERLAGEFLDASNNRGASVKKKDDTHRMAEANKAFAHYRW, via the coding sequence ATGCCAAGAAGAAGAGTGGTTGCAAAGCGGGAGATTCTTCCTGATCCGAAATACAACGATCGATTGATCGCTAAATTTATGAACAACCTGATGCTGGACGGCAAGAAGAGTGTCGCCGAGCAGATCGTTTACGGAGCTTTGAGTCTGGTTGAAGAACGGACGGGTGAGGATGCTCTTGAGGTTTTCAAGAAGGCACTCGCAAATGTTCGTCCGGTGCTTGAGGTTCGTTCCCGCCGTGTCGGTGGTGCTACCTATCAGGTTCCCGTTGAGGTGCGTTACAGCCGCCGTGATGCTTTGGCAACGCGTTGGATCATCACCTTCGCACGCAAGCGTGGTGAGAAATCGATGCGCGAACGACTGGCTGGAGAATTCCTTGATGCGTCTAACAATCGTGGCGCATCGGTGAAGAAAAAAGATGACACGCATCGCATGGCTGAGGCCAATAAGGCGTTTGCTCATTATCGCTGGTAA
- the fusA gene encoding elongation factor G: MARQVALNKTRNIGIMAHIDAGKTTTTERVLYYTGVSHKIGEVHDGAATMDWMEQEQERGITITSAATTCFWKDHRINIIDTPGHVDFTIEVERSLKVLDGAVAVFCSVGGVEPQSETVWRQADKYHVPRIAFVNKMDRIGADFMHGVQMMKDRLGANPVPIQLPIGKEDYFTGIVDLVEMKAIIYDDASMGAEFEIAEIPADMADEVAAAREVILEEISSNDETLMEKYLGGEELSIAEVKAGIRRATINLEINPVLCGSAFKNKGVQPLLDAVIDYMPSPLDVPAIPGTTTDGTQELTRPASDEEPFAALAFKVMSDPFVGQLTFFRVYSGVAESGAHVLNANKDKKERFGRLLKMHANKREEIKQVYAGDIAAAVGLKYSTTGDTLCDIKQPCLLESMDFPVPVISIAVEPKTKSDQEKMGAAIAKLVQEDPSLTIFTDEETGQTILSGMGELHLEIIIDRMKREFKVEANIGQPQVAYRETITKSVEVQGKFVRQSGGRGQYGDCWLRIEPQEPGAGFEFIDAIKGGVIPREYIPAVGAGAREASENGVLAGFPIADVKVTCFDGSYHDVDSSEMAFKIAGSMGFKEGAKKAGPVLLEPIMAVEVVVPEEYMGDVIGDLNSRRGRIMGMESRGNAQVIKAQVPLSNMFGYATDVRSATQGRATYTMTFEHYEQVPKAIAEEVIAKIKG; encoded by the coding sequence GTGGCACGTCAAGTTGCATTAAATAAAACGCGTAATATAGGCATCATGGCCCATATTGATGCCGGTAAAACCACCACGACAGAACGGGTGCTTTATTATACCGGTGTCTCGCACAAGATTGGCGAAGTCCATGATGGTGCGGCGACCATGGATTGGATGGAGCAGGAGCAGGAGCGTGGGATTACCATCACCTCTGCTGCAACAACCTGTTTCTGGAAAGACCATCGCATCAATATTATTGATACCCCCGGACACGTTGACTTCACTATCGAAGTAGAGCGCTCCCTTAAAGTGCTTGATGGTGCCGTAGCGGTTTTCTGTTCCGTCGGCGGCGTTGAGCCCCAGTCTGAGACCGTCTGGCGTCAGGCTGACAAGTATCATGTCCCCCGTATTGCCTTTGTCAACAAGATGGATCGCATCGGTGCCGATTTTATGCATGGCGTGCAGATGATGAAAGACCGTCTTGGTGCCAACCCCGTTCCCATTCAGCTGCCTATCGGCAAAGAAGATTATTTCACCGGGATTGTCGATCTGGTCGAGATGAAAGCAATTATCTATGACGATGCATCGATGGGTGCCGAGTTCGAAATTGCTGAAATCCCTGCCGATATGGCCGACGAAGTTGCTGCTGCTCGTGAAGTCATACTCGAAGAAATTTCCTCTAACGATGAAACGTTGATGGAGAAATATCTCGGTGGCGAGGAGTTGAGCATCGCTGAGGTTAAAGCCGGGATTCGTCGCGCAACAATCAATCTTGAAATCAATCCGGTGCTCTGTGGTTCGGCATTCAAGAACAAGGGCGTACAGCCGTTGTTGGATGCGGTTATCGACTACATGCCTTCTCCGCTCGATGTTCCCGCAATTCCTGGAACGACGACGGATGGAACGCAGGAGTTAACGCGCCCCGCGTCAGATGAAGAACCGTTTGCCGCGCTGGCATTCAAGGTCATGTCTGACCCGTTTGTCGGGCAGTTGACTTTCTTCCGCGTCTATTCCGGTGTTGCTGAGTCTGGCGCGCATGTGCTGAATGCCAATAAAGATAAAAAAGAGCGTTTCGGTCGCCTGCTGAAGATGCATGCCAACAAGCGTGAAGAAATCAAACAGGTTTACGCTGGTGATATCGCCGCAGCGGTCGGCCTCAAGTACTCGACGACCGGTGATACCCTGTGTGATATCAAGCAACCCTGTCTTCTGGAGTCGATGGACTTCCCGGTACCGGTTATCAGTATTGCGGTTGAACCGAAGACCAAGAGTGATCAGGAGAAGATGGGTGCTGCGATCGCTAAGCTGGTACAGGAAGATCCATCCCTGACTATCTTTACTGATGAAGAAACCGGACAGACGATCCTCTCGGGGATGGGTGAGCTGCATCTTGAGATCATCATTGACCGGATGAAGCGTGAGTTTAAGGTCGAAGCGAATATCGGTCAGCCGCAAGTGGCTTATCGCGAGACGATTACCAAGTCGGTTGAAGTGCAGGGCAAGTTTGTGCGTCAGTCAGGTGGCCGTGGGCAATACGGCGACTGCTGGTTGCGTATCGAGCCGCAGGAGCCCGGTGCCGGATTTGAGTTTATCGACGCCATTAAAGGCGGGGTTATTCCGCGTGAATATATTCCTGCCGTCGGTGCGGGGGCGCGTGAGGCCTCTGAGAATGGTGTCCTGGCAGGGTTTCCGATTGCCGACGTCAAGGTTACCTGCTTTGACGGTTCCTATCATGATGTTGACTCTTCGGAGATGGCATTCAAGATTGCTGGTTCGATGGGTTTCAAGGAAGGGGCCAAGAAAGCCGGTCCGGTTTTGCTGGAACCGATCATGGCCGTCGAGGTCGTCGTTCCTGAAGAGTATATGGGTGACGTGATTGGCGATCTGAACAGTCGTCGCGGGCGTATCATGGGAATGGAATCACGCGGTAATGCCCAGGTCATCAAGGCGCAGGTGCCGCTGTCCAATATGTTCGGATATGCGACCGATGTGCGCAGCGCCACCCAGGGGCGCGCGACCTATACGATGACATTTGAGCACTACGAGCAGGTACCGAAGGCAATTGCTGAAGAAGTTATCGCAAAAATCAAGGGTTAA